The following coding sequences are from one Dromaius novaehollandiae isolate bDroNov1 chromosome 22, bDroNov1.hap1, whole genome shotgun sequence window:
- the KRT20 gene encoding keratin, type I cytoskeletal 20, translated as MAFSNQSFRRGSSSHFYPPAPSVSGLTVRKTAIQKFQAPSVYGGAGGYGTRISASTNYGQGFGGKFGSNFQLSITGNDELLTGNEKTAMQNLNDRLASYLEKVRSLEKANSQIEKQIKEYYEKNTSDLRHDHSPYFKIIEELQNKIGVAQLENARLVLQIDNAKLAADDFRVKFENEHLLLQSVQNDITGLLRVRDDLTLTKSDLESQIESVNEEIVFLKKNHEEEVYRLSKQVGGSVNVEVDAAPGINLATIMENMRRQYEEMADKNREEAKQRFEKQTEELNQEVAINTEQLQNQRREIVERRQTFQGLELELQSHLNMKKSLEDTLAETEARYSYQLAQIQEAVANLEAQLRQIRADMAGQSNEYSILLDIKTRLEMEIATYRRLLEGEDSGHFQLDTAKEETEKDLSKVKKIKTIVEEVVDGKVVSSQISEIEDKM; from the exons atggCATTCTCTAACCAAAGCTTTCGGCGGGGTTCGAGCTCCCACTTCTATCCTCCTGCACCCAGTGTCAGCGGTTTGACCGTCAGGAAAACAGCCATCCAAAAGTTTCAAGCACCTAGTGTCTATGGGGGAGCTGGTGGCTATGGCACCCGCATATCTGCCAGCACCAACTACGGACAAGGCTTTGGGGGAAAATTCGGCAGTAACTTCCAGCTTAGTATTACGGGTAACGATGAACTGCTTACGGGCAACGAGAAAACAGCCATGCAAAACCTAAATGACCGCTTGGCTTCATACCTGGAGAAGGTCCGCTCTCTGGAAAAGGCAAACTCCCAGATCGAAAAGCAGATCAAGGAGTATTATGAGAAGAACACCTCAGACCTAAGGCATGACCATAGTCCATACTTCAAAATCATTGAAGAGCTCCAAAATAAG ATTGGTGTTGCACAGCTGGAAAACGCAAGGCTTGTCCTGCAGATTGACAATGCCAAACTGGCTGCTGATGATTTCAGAGTGAA ATTTGAGAACGAACACTTGCTCTTGCAAAGTGTGCAGAATGACATTACTGGACTGCTCCGAGTCCGTGATGACTTGACCTTGACGAAATCTGATTTGGAGTCACAGATTGAAAGTGTGAACGAAGAAATAGTTTTTCTTAAGAAGAACCATGAGGAG GAAGTTTACAGACTGAGCAAACAGGTGGGTGGCTCAGTTAATGTAGAGGTGGATGCTGCTCCAGGTATCAATCTTGCAACTATTATGGAAAACATGAGACGGCAATACGAAGAAATGGCAGATAAGAACCGCGAAGAAGCCAAACAACGATTTGAAAAACAG ACCGAAGAACTGAACCAGGAAGTAGCAATCAATACTGAACAGCTGCAAAACCAAAGGAGAGAGATCGTAGAACGGAGACAGACCTTTCAGGGCCTGGAGCTAGAATTACAGTCCCACCTTAACATG AAAAAGTCTTTAGAAGATACCCTGGCTGAAACTGAAGCACGTTATAGCTATCAGCTTGCTCAGATACAGGAAGCGGTTGCCAATCTAGAGGCTCAGCTGAGACAGATCCGAGCTGACATGGCAGGTCAGAGCAATGAGTACAGTATACTGTTGGATATCAAGACGCGTTTGGAGATGGAGATTGCCACGTACCGCCGCCTCCTGGAAGGAGAGGACAGTGG GCATTTCCAACTGGATACAGCtaaagaagagactgaaaaag ATTTAAGTAAAGTTAAGAAGATCAAGACAATTGTTGAGGAGGTGGTTGACGGCAAGGTCGTCTCCTCTCAGATCAGTGAAATTGAAGATAAGATGTAA
- the KRT23 gene encoding keratin, type I cytoskeletal 23 codes for MSTGQGPSQFFSGSLRGSSGCGLAQQGSSYRPSSADGGASSTHIPFCSARPLWLAPAGEAPWGGCGEHHGPSIFLGGNEKQTMQNLNDRLAAYLDKVRSLEAANAQLESCILEWHKTKSHSKRHDFTQYEQSVTDMQRQIEDGKITNASILLQIDNANMASEDFRLKYEAEKSRRQGVQCDVESLRKELDNLTIVTTDLEMEIEGLREEHILRRKDHEEDMNAHRSSRDFKVNVKVNAAPPEDLAKMLAEIREDYEAIIEKNRKSLDSWYKEQSAALSLAAVPNPEQLQSSENEIKDLTRTLQSLEIELQAQMSKKHMLEDTLADTRNYYALALQNMQAIISKCEEELSQIRQDIKHQNNQYKVLLGIKTRLEKEISTYRLLLEGSVDGTTRKSESNAKEHAGPTNRKIKAIVHDSVNGQLVSSTISEIHQQA; via the exons ATGAGTACCGGCCAAGGCCCTTCTCAGTTTTTTTCTGGGTCCCTCAGGGGTAGTTCAGGGTGTGGTTTGGCCCAGCAAGGAAGCTCTTACAGACCTTCAAGTGCAGATGGCGGTGCCAGCAGCACACACATTCCTTTTTGCTCTGCCAGACCTCTCTGGCTGGCTCCTGCAGGAGAGGCACCGTGGGGAGGCTGCGGCGAGCACCACGGGCCGAGCATCTTCCTGGGTGGGAATGAGAAACAGACCATGCAAAACCTGAATGACCGTTTGGCTGCCTACCTGGACAAGGTCCGCTCCTTAGAAGCAGCTAACGCTCAGCTTGAAAGCTGCATCCTAGAGTGGCACAAGACAAAGTCTCACAGCAAGAGGCATGACTTCACCCAATACGAGCAAAGCGTCACTGACATGCAAAGACAG ATTGAGGATGGCAAGATCACCAACGCCAGTATCCTTCTACAAATTGATAATGCTAACATGGCATCTGAAGACTTCAGGCTCAA GTATGAAGCAGAGAAGTCTCGTAGGCAGGGAGTGCAGTGTGATGTTGAGAGCTTGCGTAAGGAGCTTGACAACCTCACCATCGTTACAACAGATCTGGAAATGGAAATTGAAGGCTTGAGAGAAGAGCACATCCTCAGGAGGAAAGACCACGAGGAG GATATGAATGCACATCGCTCATCACGGGACTTCAAAGTCAATGTAAAAGTAAACGCAGCACCACCAGAAGATTTAGCCAAGATGCTAGCAGAAATAAGAGAAGATTATGAAGCTATCATTGAAAAGAACCGTAAAAGCCTTGACAGTTGGTACAAAGAACAG AGTGCAGCTCTGTCTCTGGCAGCAGTTCCTAATCCAGAGCAGCTACAGAGCAGTGAGAACGAGATCAAGGATCTAACACGCACTTTACAGTCCCTGGAGATCGAGCTGCAGGCACAGATGAGTAAG AAACACATGCTGGAAGACACCTTGGCTGACACCCGGAATTACTACGCTCTTGCACTTCAAAACATGCAAGCCATCATCTCCAAATGTGAGGAAGAGCTAAGCCAGATTCGCCAAGACATCAAGCATCAAAATAACCAATACAAGGTCCTTCTTGGGATCAAAACTCGTCTGGAGAAGGAAATTTCCACTTACCGCCTGCTGCTGGAGGGGAGCGTTGATGG GACAACAAGAAAATCTGAATCAAACGCTAAAG AACACGCGGGGCCGACCAACCGCAAGATCAAAGCCATCGTACATGACAGCGTGAACGGGCAGCTGGTATCCTCCACCATCAGTGAGATCCACCAGCAAGCGTGA